The Sphingobacteriales bacterium genomic sequence GCAAAGGCAAACAAATAAGGGGCGTGCGGAAGGTCTTGTTTCCAATAGTCGGTGCGGGTGCCGTTTGGGTTGGGGGTGCTGCTTATTTTTTTGCCGTTCGATATAGTAGTATATTTGTCGGCTACGGTTAGCAACAGTTCTTGGGTGCAGCGTTGGTTGGGTTTGTCAATGGTCGGAAACCAAGCAGACGATGACTCGGTTTCGCCTTGCGTCCATATTTGTGTTGGAAGTGTGGGTGTTTTGCCATCGGGATTTATAAAATACAAACCCTGGTTGTCGTAATTATAATAAGCAGTTTCTTCGGCTAATTTTTCCGGAAAAGCTTTGTATTCGATATAAACGGTTATTGGTTCGTTGCGTTTATAGGTTTTGTTTAGTTTAATATGCAGGGCTAATTTGTTAGGATAGGTGTAAGCGAGGGGTAAATTTTTTCCGGATGACTGAACTAATTCAACTTTGGCAATTTCAAACCATTTAGCATCTAAAACTAACGAGTCTTGCGGATAAAACCAAGGAGATAGTGTAATTGTCGCTTTTCCGGCTAAACTGCGGGTAGGTAGCTGTGGCTCGGCTTCTATTTTTATGTGTTGCAAATCGAACAATCTATTGGCTTCGGGTTGGTAAGGCGCCGTATTGGTGCTATCGTGCCCGGCTTGGGCTGTACCTTCGTTTATATAGGCATCGGTTGGCCACACCTCAATTTCGGGCAGGGCAACATCAACAGTATCAAACCCGAAGGGTTTAAGGGCAGTACTGGCCGGTTTACGGGTTGTTTGTATGGCAGTACAGCTAATTAAAGAAAATAAATATAAAAAACTTAACAACAATACTTGGTTAAGGCGCGTATTCGTAAAAAACATGGATAAAAATTTAATAAGTTTACAACAAAGATAAGGTGTTTTTGCCACATGCCTTGACTTACCAAAGATGCTTATTACCTTCAAAGCAAAAATAGTACTAAGTCAAATTATTGGGCATTGTGAAGCCTTAATTGCCGCAATAAAGCGGCAAAATCTTTTGGCAGTGGCGCATCAAAATTCATTTCTTCGAGGGTTTGGGGGTGCTGCAACAGCAAATTAAAAGCGTGTAAGGTTACGCGCTGCATGAGGGGTTGCTCTGTTTCTTGAAACTTACCTACTTTATATTTGCGTTTAATTTGCGACAGGTAAAACGCATCTCGTTTGCCATAAATAGGGTCAACAGCGGGCGGGTGACCTATTGCCAGCATGTGCACTCTAATTTGGTGCATCCGGCCTGTTTTTATATTGCACTGCACTAAGGTAAATTGGGCAAAACTTTCTTCAACGCGCCACAATGTCAGCGAGGGCTTTCCTTCTTGCATGTCAATGCGCATAGTGCCTCGTTTGGCCATATTTTCGCCAATAGGCAAATCAATTACGCCCTCAGGTTCGGCAAACTGCCCGTCAACTAATACTAAATAATTTTTTTCGACGCTGCGCTGGTTAAACTGCCTCGACAAATGTAGGTGCGCTTCGGTAGTACGGGCAAAACACATAATACCCGATGTTTCGCGGTCTAAACGGTGCACTACATATATTTTGCCATATAGCGCCTGAAGCCAGTCGCGCATATTGGGCAAACTGGCGTTATACCTGTCGGGCAACGACAACATATTAGCTGGCTTGTTTACAAGGAGCAAATGCTCGTCGGCAAAAATAATTTCGGGCTGAATGGTTTTTGACATTAGATTAAGGCTAAAATAACTTGCTGCCGGCAAAGTTACGGTTTCTGTTTTCGTATCCGGATATTTAAAAAACCAGCTGCCTACTAATTTATAACTATAAACCTTTATTTTTGCGGCGCTATCTATCTTTTTATCTGTTAAACACCTAATTTTTTGGGCCTGCCAAATAAACTCCCTTGCTATCTATGCCATTACCCAACAATTTTGATTTATTGCCCTACGAGCAGGCTATTTTACGCGACACCGAATTTTTATTAACCAAACA encodes the following:
- a CDS encoding RluA family pseudouridine synthase translates to MSKTIQPEIIFADEHLLLVNKPANMLSLPDRYNASLPNMRDWLQALYGKIYVVHRLDRETSGIMCFARTTEAHLHLSRQFNQRSVEKNYLVLVDGQFAEPEGVIDLPIGENMAKRGTMRIDMQEGKPSLTLWRVEESFAQFTLVQCNIKTGRMHQIRVHMLAIGHPPAVDPIYGKRDAFYLSQIKRKYKVGKFQETEQPLMQRVTLHAFNLLLQHPQTLEEMNFDAPLPKDFAALLRQLRLHNAQ